The window CGGTGGCCTTGATTTCGATGAGGAATTCCGGCCGGGCGAGGCCGCTGATGCCGATCATCGACCAGGCCGGGTAAGGGGCTTCGACGAAGCGCTTCTTCACGTCCAGGAAGCCGGGGAGGTGCTGGTGGATGTCGACGTGGTAACTGGTGACCTCCACCAGGCTGGTGAGGTCGAGCTTCTCGAGCCGGAGGATCTCCTCGATGCGCCGGAGCGCTCGCTCGGTTTGTTCTTCGATCGTGTCGGGGACCGTTCCGTCGGGGCGGCTGCCGATCTGTCCGGCGATGAAGAGGTGGTCGTGTGCGCGGACGGCGGGGGAGTAGCCGAAGCGTGCGAAGCCCCCGGTCGTCTGCCCGAAAACCGCGGAGTCCGAAGGGATCTCGACAGAGTAGTTCGTCATCGCGGGTGGAGCCTTTCTCGGAGTTTTCCGGTGCGCCTGGCCGTGACGAGCAGGCACTCAATTGCGCTGTATACCGCCGGTCAGTCGCCCCACCGGCAGGTGCGGGCGGCCTGTTCCATGCGGGTCTCGCCGGCCGCGCGGCGTTGGCGGAGCAGTTCGCCGGGCACCGAGTAGCGGGGTGCGTTGGCCGGGTCGGCCGCGGCCTGGGTGACGATGGCGTCGACGAGCGAGCGGACCATGGTCAGGCGGGGGTAGGCGGCGTGGATGGCTTGCGCCTGCTCGTCGGTGACCGTGTCGGGCCGGCCGGCGCCGAGGACGCCGCCGAAGTCGAGGCCGATGCCTTGGCGAACGAGCACGCACAGCGTGCCGCGGCGTTCGGCGATGCCCGCCGACGTGTGCAGGGCGATCGCCTGCCACACGGCGTCGACGTCGGCCGCGGGCAATCCTTGTGCGGTGAGGAATTCCGCGGTGCGGTCGGCGCCTTCGACCTCGAACCGCTGCCGGTGCGGGCCGTCGGCGGCCAGGCCGAGGTCGTGGAGTGCGCAGGCGGCGAACAGCAGCTGGTCGTCGTAGTCCTGGCAACCGAGGCGGCGGGCGGTCAGGCGGGCGAACAGGTAGCTGCGGACGCTGTGGTTGAACAGGGACGGCGGTTCCGCGTTCCGGGCGAGGTCCACGGCCGCACGGGCCAAGGGTGTGTCCGGCAGCGCGATCGGACCGGTGCGGGGACGGCGTGTCATGCGGTCCACAGTGGCGGCAACCGGTCTGAGCCGGCGAGTGGCAGGATTGCCGCGTTTCGTTAGAATCCTGCCATGGCTGTGCACAGAGTCGCGGTGCTGGTCCTGGCCGGGGTGAGCCCGCTCGATCTGGCGATCCCGACGCAGGTCTTCGCCACGCGTGCCGAGACTTCCTACGACCTGACGGTGTGCTCGCTGACGCCTCAGGTCACCACGACCGTGGGCTTCGATCTGCTCGTCCGCGGCGGCCTGGAGCAGGTGCGGGCCGCCGACACCGTGATCGTGCCCGGATTCGAGCCGCCTCTCGTGCCGCCGCCGGAACCCGTGCTCGACGCGCTGGCCGAGGCCCGCGACCGGGGCTGCCGGGTGGTGTCCATCTGCACGGGCGCGTTCGCGCTGGCGGCAGCCGGGGTGCTGGACGGCCTGCACGCGACCACGCACTGGCAGCACATCGAGGACCTGGAACGGACGTTCCCCGCGGTGCGGGTGGACCGCGACGTGCTCTACGTCGACGAGGGGGACGTGCTCACCTCGGCCGGGGTGTGCTGCGGGATCGACCTGTGCCTGCACATCGTGCGCCGTGACCTCGGCGCCGTGGTGGCCAACCGGATCGCCCGCGGACTGGTTGCCGCACCGCATCGCGACGGTGGCCAGGCGCAGTTCGTGCCGGCGCCGGTCGCGGTGGCCGGCGACGCGTCCCTGGCCGCGACCCGGGCCTGGGTCCTGGAGCGGCTGGACCAGCCGCTCACGCTGGCCGTGCTCGCCCGGCACGCGAGGATGTCCCAGCGTTCGTTCATGCGCCGGTTCGCCGAGGAGACGGGCACGACGCCGTTGCAGTGGCTGGTCAACGCCCGGCTCGGCCTCGCCAGGGAGCTGCTGGAGACCACCGGCCACTCGGTGGACCGGGTGGCCAGGGACTGCGGGTTGGGCACCGCCGCCAACCTCCGGCTGCACTTCCGCCGGACGCTGGGCACCACGCCCACGGCCTACCGGCGGACGTTCACCCGCTGAACCGGCGTTACCGGGTCCGGCCATCCCCTTTCCCGGGCATTCGGAAAGCGCTTCCTGCCGAATCGGTGAACCCGGGGTTGGCCAAAACCGGGGGAAAGATGGCAATCGCGCCGATTCCGGCTGCGGGACGTGCTGGGTAGCGTGGTGCCGAATCGACCACAGGAGGACTGATTTACCCATGCTGACTGGTTCACCCCGCGTGACAGCCTGGTCGCCGCTGCGGATTGCGGCCACCGTCGAACTGGTCTCGCTCATCGTCCTGCTGGTGAACCTGGCCACCGCGCACTGGCCCGCGGTGTCCTCGTTGCTGGGGCCCACCCACGGTTGCGCCTACCTGTTCGTGTTCATCGCCACCGCACGCCACCCGGACACGACCCGGGTGATCACGGCAACAGCCCTGGTCCCCGGCATCGGCGGAATGCTCGCCCTGCGGCAGCTTTCACGCCGCCGGACATCGGACACCTCGGCGCCTGATACCGCGACACAGGAACGCCATCGATGATGGTTCCCCTGGACGCCGAAATCGCGGCCGTGCCCCGGCGACTTGCGGACCCGGCGGGAAGTGTTCGGCCCTTGCCCCCGGCTTCGGCATCAGCCCCAACCACATCGCGATCATGGGCGACAGCGTCGGTGACGGCCTCGCCGCCGGGGTCGCCCGCCTACGGCCCGAGGACGTCGAGCGGGTCGAAGCCGTCGTACAACACGACCTGAACGGGCACGGTGTCGCTCCTTCGCTCGTCAGTCGGTGACGCCGTGCGTGGCGGACCGGGGCTGGGCGAGCATCCGGCTCAGCGCGTCGACGCCGGCCGCGACCGCTTGCTCGAACCGGGGCCCGAGGTGGAGGAAGGGCAGGAACCCGTGGGGCAGATCGGGTTCGCGCACGGCGGTGACGCCGATCCCGGCGGACCGGAGCCGGGCGGCGTAGGCCTCACCCTCGTCACGCAGGGGGTCGAATCCGGCGGTGACCAGGTGAACGGGCGCCGTCCGGGGATCGATTTCCCCGTAGAGCACCGACACCCGCGGATCGGTGCGGTCGATCCCGGCGGGCAGGTAGCGGTCCTGGAACCACCCGATGTCGGCGTCGGTGAGCAAAAATCCCCGGCCGAACGTGGTGCGCGACGGATGGCGTCCGGCGAGGTCTGTGGCGGGGTACAGCAGCCACCGGCCGGCCGGCAACGGGCCGCCGTCCCGCTCGGCGGCCTGGCGCGCCGCCACCGCCGCGAGCGTCGCGCCGGCGCTGTCCCCGCCGAGCACGATCCGCTCCGGATCCACATCGAGTTCGCCGGCTCGGGCGACCGCGTCGTCGAACGCGGCGAGAGCGTCCTGCACCCCCGCCGGGAACGGGTCTTCCGGCGCGAGCCGGTAGTCCACCGACAGCACCCGGTGCCCGGAGCGCTCGGCGACGTACCGGGTGACGTGGTCGTACCCCGAGCGGCTCCCGATCACCCAGCCACCGCCGTGGAAGAAGACCAGCAGACCCGAAGGAGCCGCGCTCGTGGCCGGCTCGTACAGCGTCGCCGCGAGGCCGCCCGCGACGGTCAGTTCACGCGTCCGCACGCGGGAGTTCGGTCGACGCCCCGCGCGGAGGACCGGCGCGTTGCGGTCCAGCGTCGCCCGGGACGCCGTGGGCGAGTCGTCGACCACGAGGACGGATTCGCCGCGCTGGGAACGGATCAGCAGGCGGGCATCCACCGCCAGTTCCTGTCCCTCGACGACGATGTCCGGTCCGGCCATCGCCTTCCTCAGCCGCGTAGGCGCGCGCGCCAGCAGGGCCACCACGATCTCCTGGGCACGAACCGATGCCGGGACACGCTCTTGATGGGGCACGTCCACCTCCTCGACTGAGTTACAGTGTGACTGTAACTCACGCCGGAAAGGATCTCACAGAGATGGTGGAATGAGCGACGACACGAGCAAACCCGCGCCCGGGGCGGCCCCGCACCCGGAGCCCGTTCCCCCGCCCAACGCCGCGTTCCTGGTCATGGCGCTGGGACAGCGGATCCGCGATCGGG of the Amycolatopsis sp. NBC_01488 genome contains:
- a CDS encoding RidA family protein, which encodes MTNYSVEIPSDSAVFGQTTGGFARFGYSPAVRAHDHLFIAGQIGSRPDGTVPDTIEEQTERALRRIEEILRLEKLDLTSLVEVTSYHVDIHQHLPGFLDVKKRFVEAPYPAWSMIGISGLARPEFLIEIKATATYPR
- a CDS encoding HD domain-containing protein → MTRRPRTGPIALPDTPLARAAVDLARNAEPPSLFNHSVRSYLFARLTARRLGCQDYDDQLLFAACALHDLGLAADGPHRQRFEVEGADRTAEFLTAQGLPAADVDAVWQAIALHTSAGIAERRGTLCVLVRQGIGLDFGGVLGAGRPDTVTDEQAQAIHAAYPRLTMVRSLVDAIVTQAAADPANAPRYSVPGELLRQRRAAGETRMEQAARTCRWGD
- a CDS encoding GlxA family transcriptional regulator — translated: MAVHRVAVLVLAGVSPLDLAIPTQVFATRAETSYDLTVCSLTPQVTTTVGFDLLVRGGLEQVRAADTVIVPGFEPPLVPPPEPVLDALAEARDRGCRVVSICTGAFALAAAGVLDGLHATTHWQHIEDLERTFPAVRVDRDVLYVDEGDVLTSAGVCCGIDLCLHIVRRDLGAVVANRIARGLVAAPHRDGGQAQFVPAPVAVAGDASLAATRAWVLERLDQPLTLAVLARHARMSQRSFMRRFAEETGTTPLQWLVNARLGLARELLETTGHSVDRVARDCGLGTAANLRLHFRRTLGTTPTAYRRTFTR
- a CDS encoding DUF3817 domain-containing protein, which codes for MTAWSPLRIAATVELVSLIVLLVNLATAHWPAVSSLLGPTHGCAYLFVFIATARHPDTTRVITATALVPGIGGMLALRQLSRRRTSDTSAPDTATQERHR
- a CDS encoding alpha/beta hydrolase, whose protein sequence is MPHQERVPASVRAQEIVVALLARAPTRLRKAMAGPDIVVEGQELAVDARLLIRSQRGESVLVVDDSPTASRATLDRNAPVLRAGRRPNSRVRTRELTVAGGLAATLYEPATSAAPSGLLVFFHGGGWVIGSRSGYDHVTRYVAERSGHRVLSVDYRLAPEDPFPAGVQDALAAFDDAVARAGELDVDPERIVLGGDSAGATLAAVAARQAAERDGGPLPAGRWLLYPATDLAGRHPSRTTFGRGFLLTDADIGWFQDRYLPAGIDRTDPRVSVLYGEIDPRTAPVHLVTAGFDPLRDEGEAYAARLRSAGIGVTAVREPDLPHGFLPFLHLGPRFEQAVAAGVDALSRMLAQPRSATHGVTD